In Halorhabdus tiamatea SARL4B, a genomic segment contains:
- a CDS encoding DUF6360 family protein — protein sequence MADRVLKVNAFTTFDLLEGRVEGHGFAEAAFATLNVRTAREDPADVTLELELDNVALDSVPAHADRVTLSAAEARELASELEQAAERIEASQVDEP from the coding sequence ATGGCTGATCGCGTGCTGAAGGTCAACGCCTTCACGACGTTCGACCTCCTCGAGGGGCGCGTGGAGGGCCACGGCTTCGCGGAGGCGGCCTTCGCCACGCTGAACGTGCGGACGGCCCGCGAGGATCCCGCGGACGTCACGCTCGAACTCGAACTCGACAACGTCGCCCTCGATTCGGTGCCGGCCCACGCCGACCGCGTGACGCTCTCGGCCGCGGAGGCTCGGGAACTCGCGAGCGAGCTAGAGCAAGCAGCCGAACGCATCGAGGCAAGCCAGGTGGACGAGCCATGA